From the Palaemon carinicauda isolate YSFRI2023 chromosome 4, ASM3689809v2, whole genome shotgun sequence genome, the window cttacatatatatatgcatatgtatatatatatatatatatatatatatatacatacatacatacatataccaaaggcacttcccccaattttggggggtagccgacatcaacaaatgaaacaaaacaaaaaaggggacctctactctctacgttccttcagcctaaccagggactcaaccgagttcagctggtactgctagggtgccacagcccaacctcctatattatccaccacagatgaagcttcataatgctaaatcccctactgctgctacctctgcggtcatctaaggcaccggaggaagcagcagggcctaccggaactgcgtcacaatcgctcgccattcattcctatttctagcacgctctcttgcctctctcacatctatcctcctatcacccagagctttcttcacaccatccatccacccaaaccttggccttcctcttgtacttctcccatcaactcttgcattcatcaccttctttagcagacaaccattttccattctctcaacatggccaaaccacctcaacacattcatatccactctagccgctaactcatttcttatacccgttctctccctcaccacttcgttcctaaccctatctactcgagatacaccagccatactccttagacacttcatctcaaacacattcaatttctgtctctccatcactttcattccccacaactccgatccatacatcacagttggtacaatcactttctcatatagaactctctttacattcatgcccaaccctctattttttactactcccttaactgcccccaacattttgcaaccttcattcactctctgacgtacatctgcttccactccaccatttgctgcaacaacagaccccaagtacttaaactgatccacctcctcaagtaactctccattcaacatgacattcaaccttgcaccaccttcccttctcgtacatcttataaccttactcttacccacattaactctcaacttccttctctcacacacccttccaaattctgtcactagtcggtcaagcttctcttctgtgtctgctaccagtatagtatcatccgcaaacaacaactgatgtaCCTCCcagtcatggtcattctcgcccaccagttttaatcctcgtccaagcactcaagcattcacctctctcaccactccatcaacatacaagttaaacaaccacagcgacatcacacatccctgtctcagccccactctcaccggaaaccaatcgctcacttcatttcctattctaccacatgctttactacctttgtagaaacttttcactgcttgcaacaaccttccaccaactccatataacctcatcaccttccacattgcttccctattaactctatcatacgctttctccagatccataaacgcaacatatacctccttaccttttgctaaatatttctcgcatatctgcctaactgtaaaaatctgattcatacaacccctacctcttctaaaaccaccctactcatatatatatatatatatatatatatatgtcctaattcgtgtatgtaaatgtcttgtatatcaaggtaaatgaaatcaatattcatgagtattctacaaaaacctgtgtgtctgcatgttttgtgatagctgcattttgataacgaaggcagtagttagttgccggagagcactcgagttgataagtccctcatctgagagggtatttgtgcaatgtgtacttacgaacgaaccttttataataaatgaagaaaacccatatgccgacatcTCATCATCCGTCTGCCCTggccatattggtgtcaggtgtaaaaaaaataCGTCTTTTTGTATAtgctgagtgaagttgttctttgaatcggtaaaataaaagttcaagataccgagatacacaaggactaacatagcagacacggctgctgctgaagatgagaatgaaggagcagtgggatatagcgttcccgatgaagaatatagacaggaaactagagcgcaagaattggaaaataagttggatagtttacaacagttaataaacagactgttggttgaacgagaacaggagcggcgtgtaAGCACAGAATATCCAACGTACATggatgaagttcaaacgcacacaaatgaaagtacacatgcacagccgagtgaagatacgcaaattgtagttcgaaagttgccagaactccaggcaaaagttaggcctttcgatgatcaacgccctaaagaaggttttcaatcaattgaagtgtttttgagagactttgaagtagccacatatgggtggtcggaaagagaaaaagccattcaaataattagattgctgaaagatgctccggcaatggaagtaatgtgttggccaaaaGAAAGTTCAAGAAGTTTTACTGAAAtaaaacgtttaattgagaagtatgcattgcctgatgcgagaaagggagacctaaaagaaagttACAAACCCCAAATACGGGAAAGTGattctgttcttagttttgcaactcgcattttacgggattgtgattcgtttgctaccctgagtgccaatctcccagaaggggataaaaaggcaattgcccgtaaacatattcgcagattagtaaacccgtatctatgtggttatttgttcgatgacaatcgttcGTTagtagacgtagtgagtgcgatacaaaacatattagacagtttgctagaagaaaaaaggactgggaataatggggccgattccgagaagttggcagccatgagagaaaGTCGACCCcagaagagaggtaagggggaatgcagtcagcagattagcagaggcttcagatgttggcactgtgggggagaggggcaccgacgagaggaatgccccacccaaggatccccccgctgttacacttgtcaggcctacgatcATTTATCTAGAGAGtgccagcaaaaaacgcccagggcgggcgggctggggcgcatgcacacctcccccacccaacgtccgaggaaaagggaacacaggaaggggaagacgagggagttcgatggccccccgcatgacatcacaagcagtagccgaggaagcgatGATGgacatgacagagcaggcactgtgacctccatcggtaaccccgacctcacccccacTGCACTAGGGAGAGGATGAGGCGGCAGCAGCATGGCAGCGGAGGTCATTAACCCGTGCTCCATATCacgtaatggccatctgggaatgttagcagttaggatcgacctgcaagataaatccatccgagtgctgattgacacgaaagccagtgtttcattgattgaaaaaaaattctcctcaaatccactacagccagcggcatccattgttcttgacacgccaggaggaaataaactgcacataaaccatacatcaatcgtctaGTTTAAGGTGGGGTTTGTGAagtttacaaattatttttttgtcttgcctaccttgggaattccaggaattgaggctatacttggaatagactttatatctaataatcaaatttgcattttgggggaaaagatacaataacagtaaaagcaggaggttacattttgccgatagaaagtcatgaggcagtaagtgcgtgtgttagcacggagagacatttaagtaaggtatcagctatacaTGAGAGAGATGAAGTGTTGTCCCCActgacccttacgagcatatctgtgaccccgtgtcaccctcttgcggaaggaaccaagatagttgttaaaccccatgacaattgggcccatatgatattagagggcttgacagaaattaaagagaacaaagctgatataacgatagttaatttgtctaataaaagagttattttaggaagtgattctgtgtgtgaattagagttatgtgaaattgcttataatgggatgttgggagccacaactccagcacgcacagatgaacgcactcagaaatTGATTgtgcaagcacgaaaattatgtctgtcagaatatcagcctgtagttagtgatattgtcaataattattccgatgtaattgcaattggaaatgagccacccgggaggattgattgatttcctttagcattgaaactgggcaggcagagccg encodes:
- the LOC137639474 gene encoding protein lin-28 homolog A-like, yielding MRESRPQKRGKGECSQQISRGFRCWHCGGEGHRREECPTQGSPRCYTCQAYDHLSRECQQKTPRAGGLGRMHTSPTQRPRKREHRKGKTREFDGPPHDITSSSRGSDDGHDRAGTVTSIGNPDLTPTALGRG